In Ahaetulla prasina isolate Xishuangbanna chromosome 5, ASM2864084v1, whole genome shotgun sequence, the following are encoded in one genomic region:
- the SLC7A1 gene encoding high affinity cationic amino acid transporter 1 encodes MPCQKVIHFGQQLFRRKVVDCTSNDSRFSRCLNTFDLVALGVGSTLGAGVYVLAGAVAQENAGPAIVISFLIAALASVLAGLCYGEFGARVPKTGSAYLYSYVTVGELWAFITGWNLILSYVIGTSSVARAWSATFDELIGEHIEKFFGRHMSMNAPGVLAKYPDVFSVFIILILTGLLTFGVKESAMVNKVFTCINVLVLGFVMVSGFVKGSIKNWQIPENLSLPENYTQYLPHGVGGFMPYGFSGVLSGAATCFYAFVGFDCIATTGEEVKNPQKAIPIGIVASLLICFVAYFGVSAALTLMMPYYLLDKNSPLPVAFKYVGWEGANYAVAVGSLCALSTSLLGSMFPMPRVIYAMAEDGLLFRFLSRVNERTKTPMLATITSGAVAAVMAFLLDLKDLVDLMSIGTLLAYSLVAACVLVLRYQPEQPNLAYQMASTTEEADTNESVSTSESQTAFLPEEGEKLSLKVILLPQNTVPSKLSGFIVNVSTCVIGFLIVSFCCLAVLAKEVLISGARWPISLLVIIFLICFVFMVIIWRQPESKTKLSFKVPFLPVLPILSIFVNVYLMMQLDCGTWIRFAIWMVIGLMIYFGYGIWHSVEASYSAPTDQERSTDNNMDTCK; translated from the exons ATGCCTTGCCAGAAAGTTATCCATTTTGGGCAGCAGTTGTTTCGTCGGAAAGTGGTAGATTGTACAAGCAACGACAGCCGGTTCTCGCGGTGCCTCAACACATTTGACTTGGTTGCTCTTGGAGTAGGCAGCACCCTTGGGGCAGGGGTTTATGTTCTCGCTGGAGCAGTGGCACAGGAAAATGCAGGACCTGCCATTGTCATTTCCTTTCTGATTGCAGCTTTGGCTTCTGTGCTGGCTGGACTTTGCTATGGAGAATTTGGTGCTAGAGTTCCAAAGACTGGATCAGCGTATCTCTATAGTTATGTGACTGTCGGTGAGCTGTGGGCATTCATTACTGGCTGGAACCTAATTCTTTCTTATGTCATTG GAACATCAAGTGTAGCCAGAGCTTGGAGTGCAACATTTGATGAGCTTATAGGCGAGCATATTGAGAAATTCTTTGGTCGCCACATGTCTATGAATGCTCCTGGTGTGCTAGCAAAATACCCAGATGTCTTTTCTGTTTTCATTATCCTAATCTTAACAG gacttCTGACTTTTGGCGTGAAAGAATCTGCAATGGTTAACAAAGTGTTCACTTGTATCAACGTCCTAGTCTTGGGCTTTGTGATGGTGTCAGGTTTCGTGAAAGGCTCAATAAAAAACTGGCAGATCCCAGAAAATCTCTCACTTCCGGAGAA TTACACTCAGTATCTGCCGCATGGTGTTGGTGGGTTTATGCCATATGGTTTTTCTGGAGTTCTTTCAGGGGCAGCTACGTGCTTTTATGCATTTGTGGGATTCGACTGTATTGCCACCACAG GTGAAGAAGTAAAAAATCCCCAGAAAGCTATTCCAATAGGCATAGTGGCCTCACTTCTGATCTGCTTTGTTGCATATTTTGGGGTATCGGCTGCTCTTACTCTCATGATGCCTTACTATCTGCTCGATAAAAATAGCCCACTGCCAGTTGCTTTTAAGTATGTGGGATGGGAAGGAGCAAACTATGCAGTTGCTGTTGGATCCCTATGTGCTCTTTCTACAAG CCTGCTTGGATCCATGTTTCCAATGCCTCGGGTTATTTATGCGATGGCAGAAGATGGATTACTATTCAGATTTTTGTCACGTGTCAATGAGAGGACAAAAACCCCAATGTTAGCTACAATAACCTCAGGAGCTGTTGCAG CTGTCATGGCGTTTCTCTTAGATCTCAAGGATCTTGTAGACCTGATGTCTATTGGGACACTTCTAGCTTACTCCTTGGTGGCTGCCTGTGTCTTGGTACTAAG ATACCAACCTGAGCAGCCTAACTTGGCGTATCAGATGGCTAGTACTACCGAGGAGGCAGACACAAATGAATCTGTGAGCACAAGTGAATCTCAAACTGCGTTTCTGCcggaagagggagagaaattaTCCTTAAAAGTTATCCTCctcccccaaaatacagttccttCCAAACTTTCTGGGTTTATAGTGAATGTCTCTACTTGTGTCATAG GTTTTCTTATTGTCAGCTTCTGTTGCTTGGCTGTCCTTGCCAAGGAGGTTCTAATCAGTGGAGCAAGGTGGCCCATTAGCCTACTTGTTATCATCTTCCTCATCTGCTTTGTTTTCATGGTCATCATTTGGAGGCAACCTGAAAGCAAAACCAAACTCTCATTTAAG GTCCCTTTTCTCCCTGTCCTTCCAATCTTGAGCATCTTTGTGAATGTTTATCTCATGATGCAGCTGGATTGTGGCACCTGGATACGATTTGCCATCTGGATGGTCATAG GCCTGATGATATATTTTGGCTATGGCATATGGCACAGCGTAGAGGCATCTTATTCAGCACCAACGGATCAAGAAAGAAGTACGGATAACAATATGGATACTTGTAAATGA